The Papaver somniferum cultivar HN1 chromosome 3, ASM357369v1, whole genome shotgun sequence genome includes a region encoding these proteins:
- the LOC113356555 gene encoding uncharacterized protein LOC113356555, producing MDTGLKSTTVASLSKQNVVSGKDGSKNNFSSSMSSSRYGNSDLKGGVNQVPATEHSLYYPPTSCYGYYYPGYDGSYPEWDDRHYFHAGDGSEMPYSVPQLRIDYRSSAFAKGCYPMGKYAAFSNQQGLFPNNGYMYYRQNARNWVGNDRFRSRERFNRNGEFEASSELNRGPRARRVISSAEKDQLTPAAHKDKYNLPEFQTDYENAKFFVIKSYSEDDIHKSIKYGVWTSTSNGNRKLDAAFREAETKSGETCKRSPIFLFFSVNGSGQFVGLAEMTGQVDFKKDMDFWQQDKWNGVFSVQWHIVKDVPNVQLRHIILENNDNKPVTNSRDTQEIGVKQGSEMLTIFKSFSTKTCMLDDFNFYEDREKALLARRTSKAALSQEEIDRKKEFSKHLEAGVKKIDEASIKGQIVTDAKTASLIELTKNMSLNPLPSKIVR from the exons ATGGATACAGGATTGAAATCAACTACGGTTGCTAGTTTGTCTAAACAAAATGTG GTTTCTGGGAAAGatggaagcaaaaacaatttcagTTCTTCCATGTCCTCGTCACGTTATGGTAATTCTGACTTGAAAGGAGGGGTTAATCAAGTACCAGCTACAGAGCACAGTTTATACTATCCACCTACCAGTTGCTATGGTTACTATTATCCAG GATATGATGGATCATATCCTGAATGGGATGATCGTCATTATTTTCACGCAGGTGATGGATCAGAGATGCCATACTCG GTTCCACAGTTGCGGATTGATTATCGATCGTCTGCATTCGCGAAAGGTTGCTATCCAATGGGGAAGTATGCTGCATTCTCTAATCAGCAAGGACTATTTCCAAATAATGGTTACATGTACTACAGGCAAAATGCCAGGAACTGGGTTGGCAACGACAGATTTAGATCTAGAGAGAGGTTTAATAGGAATGGGGAGTTTGAAGCCTCTAGTGAGCTAAACCGTGGTCCTAGGGCTCGTCGAGTGATCTCATCAGCTGAGAAAGACCAGTTAACCCCTGCAGCTCACAAAGACAAATATAACCTTCCAGAGTTCCAGACAGATTACGAAAATGCGAAGTTCTTTGTAATAAAGTCCTACAGTGAAGATGATATTCACAAAAGTATCAAGTATGGTGTGTGGACTAGTACATCCAATGGCAATAGAAAGCTGGATGCGGCATTCCGAGAGGCAGAGACAAAATCTGGAGAGACGTGCAAAAGGTCTCccatctttctcttcttctca GTAAATGGGAGCGGGCAGTTTGTTGGCCTAGCTGAGATGACTGGGCAAGTTGATTTCAAGAAGGATATGGACTTTTGGCAGCAAGACAAGTGGAATGGCGTCTTTTCAGTCCAGTGGCACATAGTTAAAGATGTTCCTAATGTCCAATTGCGACATATCATACTTGAAAACAATGACAACAAGCCTGTGACTAATAGCAGGGATACTCAGGAG ATTGGAGTGAAGCAAGGTTCAGAAATGCTGACCATTTTCAAGAGTTTCTCTACAAAAACATGCATGCTAGATGATTTTAATTTCTACGAAGACCGGGAGAAGGCACTTCTTGCCAGGAGAACTAGTAAAGCTGCTCTTTCACAAGAGGAGATCGACAGGAAGAAAGAGTTTTCA AAGCATTTGGAAGCAGGTGTAAAGAAGATTGATGAAGCATCAATCAAGGGTCAGATTGTGACTGATGCCAAGACTGCTTCACTCATTGAGCTCACCAAAAACATGTCGCTCAATCCCCTTCCGTCGAAAATAGTTCGATGA